TTCTGCCTGATATGTTTTTTCCAATGCCAATCGTTTCAAAGATTAAAATTGTCAAGTTACTGCCAAAACAACTTAATGGTAATTTCCTTGGCTTGTATTATGAGTGCATAGGCCAATTGGAGCAGTGGTGTACATGCAGCGGAATAACCTGAAGATAAGTTTGAGAAGCACTGATGATGCAACTGATACTTCAGAAGTTGCAAAGGTCCATTCTTTGCCGTTGACTTTGTTGAGCTTTCATACAGAAGAACCGACCACATTTtgcttatgcaaaataaatgcaGGCATATGGCGGAGGCGGTACCCCTGCTTCTAGTTCCTTTATCATAAGGATGGATGAGTATAATCACTGGCTTTCAGTAAATTCACCCTGAGTACATATTGGTAAAGTATCTACTTGCTCTTAAATTCCCTTGTATCTTTATTGGCCATTAGAGAGAAATCTCCTTTATTGTGTATcgtttttttccatttcttgttATAAAGTACCCGTTTTCTCACTGCCAGAAGAGGTAGACAGAGAGTATTTTTTGTCCGTGCGGTGTCGTGATCAAGCCACTTCTGGATTCCTCTGTTTATACTTGCTGATCGAGTTATTCTATGTAATATATTGCTTTGAGTGTATGTAACTTCAATAACTTTTATATACCTATCGTTAGTAACTACTTGTCCATGAGTGTGATCTTAAATGAGATTGAGTATGTGCATGATAGATATGTCTCCGTTGGGTTTTTTGTGAAATCCGGAATGCTATAGTAACAGATTAAAAGTCATAAATCCCACAAGGTTCAGCTATATCAGGTGAAACACCTAAAAATGTTCAGAAATTGGAATATTTGTACAACACATATATAACCACACTGATTGTGACTAAATTTTTTCTGTAAGTTCTGCATCTAGAAAGAGCTTCATGCATTAGTTGACTGGGCAACCATCACCCTCTATGCCTTTGGCTGTTGGACATGCTGCTAATTCACAATGTTCTCCATTTGTTCCCCACCAAGTTATACTTTTATTCTCAATGTTGACCGCAAAGTATAAAAGCACAGCCATGAATGCCGCTCCTGCATCCAGGGCTGCTGAGAGAACATAGTTGTATCTCTGCCACCACTGCTTTCGATACcggaagatgaagaaattgaatattGTTCCTACTAGAATCCAGGCATTGTAGTTTAAAGGTGTAGCTGCTGGCATCATTCCTGTTGCCCCTAATAAGACTGGAAGATTAATAAGAGGAATCCAAGATTGCTTGGGGAACGTCTTGTGTAGTAGCCATACTATAATAGGTCCTATTGCACCTCCAAGGAAAAACCAGTTCATGGCTTGATAGTTTCCAAGTGTTCCAAAGATCCGTCTAGGTCCAACTAACCCCCATATGACAGATGCATCAAAGAAAACTCGGTCATCTGGACACGTCCATGGACTATCTGGTGGAAGGAGATCATCTTGGCATATGTTGGTTACAGAGTTCAGCAGCCACCATGCCACTGCAATGTTGATGGTTCCAGCAAGAATTGTACCTATGAACTGTGAGGACACAAGAATAGAATACTAAGGTAGTTTCGGAATAATTACATGCCACACATACTTATTCGATAAATAGCAACAAGAGGGATGATACTTAAGAATCTTGTCACACCCTTGAAAGTCTAGTAAGATTTGATTGCTGGCTTTTGTAAATGTCATTTCAAGAGATCCAAACTATACCCTGAGCGTTATTTACGTCTATGAGCTTTGTGAGTATTTCCTTTTTGCAAGTGCACATGATGTCAATCTTGATTTGGATGATATATGATGCTGCCACAAGCAACGTGCTTGTTCTAAAATGCCAACTGCTTCATCTTAATTCTGTTGAAAAGGGAAAGTCTAGCTTAAATCCTTGAACATAGAAAGTTGTGTTTTTATATGCAGATCTTCACTCAAGATTGTCTTCCTGGAACAGTAAAAAGAGTTGTCCCGAAGGTGGGGGAGCTTTAACTCTTTAACTATAGTAGTGTAAATTTGTAAATGTTCTCAAGTTTATACTCTCCTATCACGGTTCAATCTCACCTTTTTATCAGGTTTGATGAAAAAATATGTtttaaagaaacaagaaatttgattgatttgctTCTTGGGCTATTTTCATCCAATTTACTTACTATGGATATGATACCAGAAATTCATTGTAAAAAATTTGTTACTGGAAATCAGTAATTGTTTGTAGGTTGTCCGCATCAGTAGCACTAGTTAAGTCAGTGGATCTATATTAAGTTTGGTTGGCTTACTTTTGGCATAGTTGATAAATGGTATCAAATGGTTAGGAGCAGTAAAAAGTACCTGAACTAAGAACATCGATCTTGGAGGTATCTTCATGTAGTGTCCCAGCTTAAAATCATTGAGAAAGGAAACAGCCTGAGCCATGCTGATGTATCCATATGTTTTAAAGCAAACATTTGCTATAGGTCTTCCTGGCAATATGATGCCCATTATGTATTCTGTGATTATATTCAGTCCTGGTGTCTGTAGATAGAGAAAGATCGTTGTTGAGTATGATGtctttttacatagaaattatGTCAAGAATAAACagtcgaccaaaaaaaaatgtcaagaaTAAATGTGCCATAACTCTTGATTCATACCTGATTTGTTGTGGCAGTGATGATACTAATGGGAAGGGTGAATACAAATGCAAGGGCGCTACCAAAGAGAATCCCCCACCATGGCATTTGGACCTGATCATTCAGGAAGATGCATAGAGCAAGAGACACCACCAGACTTACAATGAGCAACAAGTGAAACCACCATGAGGGTATGTCTTTGTATCGCCTCATCAATTTTGTATGGATATCTGCCTTCCCTTTGTGAGAATCACGATAGCGCTCATAGATCTCTCTGTTGAATGTAATTGTACATCACTGTCTACATGTCTGATgaattcaagaaaatcaaatactttacagggaaaaaaaaaaacaccgtTCTGATTCTTGAGAGTTTTTTCATTATCTTAGTCATTACATTTCTGTGTTATAACTATAAGGATCACCTTAGTTTGCAGAAAAGTTATTTGAAACTGTAAATTCAGTTTCTTTCAAGGTTTCATTTTCAGATCTTTACAATCTTGCCCTGGTATTTTCTTTGCACATGCTGCTTGATGTCCTAATCAAGTACTCGAGACAAAGTCTAAATGAACTTATCAGCGTGAAATGATGTACCTGCCATAGAAGAAGGCCACATGAGTTACTGTTGATGCAATGGTCGCAAAACCAAAGCCATAGGTGAGAGCAAAGAACACGCTTAAATGAATTCGGCCTTGCTCCTCGTACTTTGGAATGTCCAACTCAAACTTGTCGTTTACAATTGCTGTTATATCGTACCTTTCACCTTTCGCCGTGAACAAGTGCGAGGAAAAAATGGGGAATCTATTTGCACCATACAGGTTAAACCCCCAATAGGCTATGGGCAATACGACATAGATTATTAATGCGTATCCCACAAAAATGTTGACTATGGCAAAGAAGGGGCAGACTAGAGGGCTGGACAGGAAGGATGCCACCGCTGTCCAGTCGAGCGTCAAGGCTCCAAGTCCAAGGCCTCGCATACCCGAGCCAATCTGCTGGGCGGTGACTGAATTGGAGAATACCCAGCAGACCCATGATACATTGGTGAGCGTGGAAAAGAGGTATCCGGGGACAACGTACCATGAGAAGCTGCAGATCAGTGCAATGACAAAGAATTTTGCCCGTGACATGCGCTGTTCGTCCCTCTCATGTAAAGCCCTGCATCAATTTGTATAAAATGATCTACTTAAGGTCAAGCACTTATTATCTACATGAAATGCACATTCTGGATATTTTATGACAGTTGTGAAAGCTCATATTATTTTGTGAATGCATCCATCGATTGACAATAACGAAGGACAAGGCGATCGACTTTCCATATACGTACAGTGTATCTTCTGAAACTATTTAGATCATGCAGATAAATGACAATTTCTTGTTTATAAAGATAATCAAATGCAAGAGCGAAGGCTTTGGATGTCTCTGCAGCGAGTTGCAACCACTTGCGTGCTGCAATACACAACTAAGTTCCTTGTTAGAAAGGATTTACACTTTTATCTGATCCTAAAGCAGGGTATGAAAGAAAGCGGATGTTAGAATCTGTATTTCCATTAGTTTCGTGGCCGACACAGTTCAGGTTTGTCCTCGGAACATGGGGTACTTGCGAGCATCATTGGAGTTTAAATGGTGGGGGCCAATTGGTGCATGTAGTTCCTCCCAATTTCAAGGTACCAGAAGCAGCAAGAAGTAGAAATAGCGAATGGGACCTTGTGAGACTGAGGCTGAAGTGGGCTTGATGGTGTCTGTAGTTTGATTGAGAAGCTCTTGGCTTTATCGTCCTGTACAAAGTAGATTTTCCTGAAATCTTTTTGTGGGGGGTGTGATACATTGTGAGATATTTTTGAGTGGTGAACTGGTATAGCCTCAATTTCCACACTAAGTGACATGGTTTAGTGGGTCCCTGGTGCCTCTTATCTATAACTATGACTAGAGAGAGATGGGGTTACGGATTTCTTATGACCACCGTAAGCTTACGGTCCATGTTGATGGCACGGCACATCCCTCCATTTTGGTCACGAcccgagagagcgagagagagagaggagctggTTGTACTGCATGTGACCCACATATTCAAGTTGCCGTGACAAGACAAAGGAATCGAGTAGAAGAAAAAGTAGTGATCCTAAGGCGTCCAAAGCAAGTAGACAATCCGAGAAATCCTAATCCGCATTCACAGATTTTGGGCATCTCCTGACAGGCATCTTCTGACAGTGACAAGATGTGGGTTTCCATGGTATGGTTTTGGTATTCAAGTGACCTTGTATTGGGGgttagaaaaaaggaaaagtatgaGCTCCGGTCGAATCAATAAGTTGTCGGTGTAGTAACTAGTTCCACTCATATTGGGTCTCTCTGTCTATGCTATCTTGCCATTAGAATATCTGCATCGAACACTTAAGGCACATTTAGTAACGATtctattttcataaatgatttctgatcaattttttttttttgttcctaagaataatttctaaacaaaagaacacgtttgaactatataaaatttcgattttgaaataaaaatagaacaaaaaatgcgtttggtaactatataaaatttctatttaaattttaaaattttattaaattatagaaattctattgattaattatatttatattaaataataaaaatattaactaataaaatttttattaaatagtaaataataaactatagtacaaactacaaatataaataataaataataaataataaataataaattaaatatgtattctataaatggcaaaaattcaattcatacttcatatcattttttaaaaataattttattaatttttttcctttttttttttttctattttcctttcttcctcccctcctccttctttaGGGTAGCCAGTCACCGGCCTTAGGACAACTGGCCGGTGACCTTATCGGAGTGTCGTCGACCCTCATCAGCTGAGCCTCGAGTAGCCAAGtgggcctcgccggggctgggcgagtctcgccggtggctgggcttgcctttgGCAAGCTTGCCgaacctcgccttggcctggcGAGCTCACCAGATCGATTGACGGCAACTCGCGGTGGTGGGCGCGGACGGCAACAGACGGCAACCGCAGCGGTGGCGgtagatggaagaagaagaagagaaatggaagaagaaaagaaaatatgggcttgattcttaaatttgttcccaagaacaagaatcaaatttttttattcttgattatattctaaatctactttcgggaacaaaaaatagaaatttgttctcagaaacaaaaattttactaaacatgattatattccaaaactactctcgagaacaaaaaatagaatgtTGCACTATTGGGATGGTtattaagggcgcgtttggtaacatttctattcaaaaattgttccaggaaacagaaatagaaaaactatttctcgttcctaaacaattttgaaacagaaaaaacgtttggtaaatttgtgttctttttttttttttttttgtttcttttaattttttaatatttttattttctttttatttttgtttttttcttcttttcttcttttggccggtcacccCCTCGGCCATGGTTTGGCGACCGGTTGACGAGGGCCGacggccttgcccagccacgacgaggctcgccggcccccgagcctcaccatggttgggtgaggctcggcctcgccttggttgggcgagctcgggctcgcccggatccggcgagcccgagcccgcCCAACCTTGCCTCGCCAAGAAACGGCGAcactcgacctcgccgaggagagagaaaaagagaggagagagaaaatttgttcttaaaaattgttcaagcttgtttcttatttctttccAAATGTGTTtgtgggaacaaaaaaatagatttagaataaaaacGCTAACAAAAggcatttctgttctttttttgttccaagaacaaaaaaacagaatttttgttcataaacagaaaaaaagaacgtTAACAAACAGGGCCTAAACAGGCCCTTAACTCCCACCAGTTATATCTCCTTCTATTTTCACGCGAATTCCCATAAGTAAGCAAGGAAGGGGAGGCAAAAGAGTGGTAATTCACCGGAACAAGGAGACTTGGCCGAGGGTAGCAGGCCACCACATGTGAGCTGGTTCCACCACGTATTTCCTCAATAGCCCTGCCCATCCGTATCCCAACACCTGCATATATCCAATTCCACCATTAACAGGGTTCACCACCCATTTCCAGCTCCACTTCAGGAGTTACCGTCTTGTTTCTCTACATCTAAGTTTCACAATTTACCCAAGTGTTCAAGATTGCTGTGCCGTTTAACGATCCAGCACAAGGATCGCGACAGTTTCCAATAGATACTGTGGATCTCGTGATATGTTCAGATATTGTCAATCTTTACTTCAAAATGGGCACGAACGATTCGGAGCGTCATGGAAAAAGCAAAATCTAAACGAAAATTATAACGAGTGAAGCACCGTATCTACACCTACGAAGTACAGGAAACAAATCAATCTTTATTTTCATGATGCAATTTATATTTGACTTGTTCGATTCACTGCACGAAATGGAAACTTGTGTTGAATCCAATAGTTCTGTAGGAGCGATCTTGTCTagctatccttttttttttctccctttttcttagTCTTACAGGTGCATTTATTGCTGTTGAGGAAGTAGTGATAGAACAACCTTGCTCATGATGGAAAAGATAATCAGGCTGATCGATGTAATTTATAATTGCGGGTGGCATTCATTGAACCGCAAGAAATTAATATTGCCGATGAAAGTACGCATCAAGTTGCAAAATTTATGATGTTTATAAGCTAAGGCtctgtttggtaaaaataatttatgttccccgaaacaactatttctgttcttttgttccaggaaatgaaaaaagaatagaaacatatttggtaaaatttttgttcccagaaatagatttggaacagaaataagaaatagaaaaaaatagtttattatttccgggcataatttttttcttttcccttctcttttcttctcttttctcttcttccctttcctttccttcctcttccttttggctggtcgctAGCCTCGGCCATGATTGCCGATTAGCTGACGAGGGTTAACGACCTCGCTGGAGCGTTgccaagggccggcgatgccAAGCCATGGTCAGGCTCGTTGGCCCGAGCCTCATCAGTCAGCGCGAGCCTCTACCTCGCTAGGTtagggcgaggccaacctcacgCCGCCTGGGCAAGGTCGAGTCTCatggtggccaggcgagcctccgACAAGCTCGTCGAAGCTAGCCCAACCGGTCATCGACCAtcaccatggccggcgaccggccacaaaggaggaaaaatgagagaaaaaaaaagaagaaaaaaaaggaaaatataataaaaatattaaaataaataacaaaattatacaattttaccaaacgcatttctatctcatgaatataaattttgtgtaaagttcttatactcagaaattgttcacgagaacaaaaacaaaaaaaaaaaatcatttttgataaaaaaaaattgttctccctTTTCTCAGCTACTCCTTTGCAAAAGGCGAGAAAGAGAAACCCGAGGATTGGACAAATACGAGTCAAGCAGTTGATGATAGGTTTTATCTATTGAATttcgaaagagaagaaaagaaaaatgaataaactgACCTGCGTCGTGATGATGAGAAGCCACCCCGCAAAGAACGAAATGCTCCGGTGATAAAACGCCTTGATGATGGTCACAATCCCGATGCCATAAGGCCACCCGGATCCGAATGCAGTCCCAGCATTGGCGAATATGGAGATGAGCACGTGTTCCTTCAAGTTGAACGGGCCGGGGTTGAGCGAGAAGAGCTGGGACCCGAACCCGGGGATCCGGAACTTGGCCCTGGGCAGCGCCGTGGCCATGAAGCGGCCAATGGGGAGCGTGGCGACCAGGACACTGATCTGGGTGACGATGAGGGGCTCAGTTCGGTAGGCGAAGAACTGGTTGATGAAAGAGAGGAGGGCACACGAAAGGAGGCCCAAGAACCACATGCGGAAGGTCCAGACAGGCAAGGTGGGGTCGTCGGTGTTGGTCACGGTGAGGCGGACCTCCTCGATGGGCGAGAGGTCGTCCTCATCAACGGCATCGTCGAGCTCGGATGGTCTGGCGGTGGGTGGTGGTTGGAGCTCCAGCGTGCCCATGATTGTGGGCGGCAGAAAGTGCACTCGAGCGCGAGAGGAGGGTAgcgggggtggtggtggtgctgaAGTGTCGAGAAGGTCTGGTTTTATACTAAAACGTACTTGACTTTTCAGTTCTTGCAAGTGTAGATAGTGAATGATTGAGCGCCGGTATCGCGGAAGAAGAGAGTCCAGAAAGGAGATTAttcttttgtggaaaaataGAATGGAGCTAGAAAAGTTTTGTGTAGCGGCCCACTTACGGCGCATGGTCCCATCCATTTCATgcaattagaaaatattgagaaaatccaAAGTCTTGACCCCGAAACCCGAGTTCTCAGCGGAAGATCCAGGGAATCAAAGGAGAAATTCTGTATGGTATCAGTCCTCACAGATGGTCCAGCAGACAACGACTCTCTCACCTCTGAAATGTGACAGACGATCCCACGACAGAAGCTACTTAAGTGAGAGAATGAGACTATGTCATATAAGGGTGTTTAAAGATGGGAATGATAATCGTCCTATTTCTAGACAtaatttctggccaaaaaaaaattatttttatttatttgtattcTTTGGACaagtttctaaacaaaaat
This genomic stretch from Eucalyptus grandis isolate ANBG69807.140 chromosome 3, ASM1654582v1, whole genome shotgun sequence harbors:
- the LOC104419858 gene encoding oligopeptide transporter 4, producing MGTLELQPPPTARPSELDDAVDEDDLSPIEEVRLTVTNTDDPTLPVWTFRMWFLGLLSCALLSFINQFFAYRTEPLIVTQISVLVATLPIGRFMATALPRAKFRIPGFGSQLFSLNPGPFNLKEHVLISIFANAGTAFGSGWPYGIGIVTIIKAFYHRSISFFAGWLLIITTQVLGYGWAGLLRKYVVEPAHMWWPATLGQVSLFRALHERDEQRMSRAKFFVIALICSFSWYVVPGYLFSTLTNVSWVCWVFSNSVTAQQIGSGMRGLGLGALTLDWTAVASFLSSPLVCPFFAIVNIFVGYALIIYVVLPIAYWGFNLYGANRFPIFSSHLFTAKGERYDITAIVNDKFELDIPKYEEQGRIHLSVFFALTYGFGFATIASTVTHVAFFYGREIYERYRDSHKGKADIHTKLMRRYKDIPSWWFHLLLIVSLVVSLALCIFLNDQVQMPWWGILFGSALAFVFTLPISIITATTNQTPGLNIITEYIMGIILPGRPIANVCFKTYGYISMAQAVSFLNDFKLGHYMKIPPRSMFLVQFIGTILAGTINIAVAWWLLNSVTNICQDDLLPPDSPWTCPDDRVFFDASVIWGLVGPRRIFGTLGNYQAMNWFFLGGAIGPIIVWLLHKTFPKQSWIPLINLPVLLGATGMMPAATPLNYNAWILVGTIFNFFIFRYRKQWWQRYNYVLSAALDAGAAFMAVLLYFAVNIENKSITWWGTNGEHCELAACPTAKGIEGDGCPVN